Proteins encoded within one genomic window of Glycine soja cultivar W05 chromosome 1, ASM419377v2, whole genome shotgun sequence:
- the LOC114368058 gene encoding uncharacterized protein LOC114368058, with the protein MPLYSKFMKDIITKKGKYIDSENIVVGGNCSAIIQRKLPKKFKDPGSVTIPCTIGKEAVDKALIDLGTSINLMPLSMCRRIGNLKIDPTKMTLQLADRSITRPYGVVEDVLVKVRHFTFPVDFVIMDIDEDTKIPLILGRPFMLTANCVVDMGNRSLELSIDNQKITFDLFKAMKYPREGWKCFKIEEIDKDDNVSILDTPHTSLEKAIVNKMDCLTSEEEEDLKACLEDLDRQEVIPEKEACFEILENEALPEKKKVELRYCLNI; encoded by the coding sequence ATGCCCCTCTACTCTAAGTTCATGAAAGACATCATCACTAAGAAGGGGAAATATATAGATAGCGAGAACATTGTAGTAGGAGGCAACTGTAGCGCAATCATTCAAAGGAAGCTACCTAAAAAGTTCAAGGACCCCGGAAGCGTTACCATCCCATGCACTATAGGAAAAGAAGCGGTAGATAAAGCCCTCATTGATCTAGGGACAAGCATCAACTTGATGCCCTTATCAATGTGTCGACGAATTGGGAATCTGAAAATTGATCCCACTAAGATGACACTTCAATTGGCAGACCGCTCAATTACAAGACCATACGGGGTGGTAGAAGATGTCCTGGTCAAGGTTCGCCACTTCACTTTTCCGGTGGACTTTGTTATCATGGATATCGATGAGGACACAAAGATTCCCCTTATCTTAGGTAGACCCTTCATGTTGACTGCCAACTGTGTGGTAGATATGGGGAACAGAAGCTTGGAACTGAGTATTGACAATCAGAAGATAACTTTTGACCTTTTTAAAGCAATGAAGTATCCACGGGAAGGTTGGAAGTGCTTCAAGATAGAAGAGATTGACAAGGACGATAATGTTAGTATTCTGGATACACCACACACTTCACTGGAGAAAGCAATAGTAAATAAGATGGACTGTCTCACcagtgaagaagaagaggatctCAAGGCTTGCTTGGAAGACTTGGATCGACAAGAAGTCATTCCTGAGAAAGAAGCTTGTTTTGAGATATTAGAGAATGAGGCTCTGCCCGAGAAAAAGAAGGTTGAATTAAGGTATTGTCTAAACATTTAA
- the LOC114368141 gene encoding uncharacterized protein LOC114368141 — translation MDGEPARRVTLEDFSHTTTPEFFTSITPPEVQAPNISYRHSLIQLIQGNLFHGLPSEDPYTHLASFIEICNTVKIAGVPAQAVRLNLFSFLLAGEAKKWLHSFKGNTFRTWEEVVEKFLKKYFPESKTTERKLEISYFHQFPDESLSEALDHFHGLLRKMPTHGYSEPVQLNIFIDGLRPQSKQLLDASAGGKIKLKTPEEAMELIENMAASDQGILRDRSYVPTKRSLLELSTPDATLAQHKLLSRQLKALTEMLKKLPQQLQAVNTSHSPVLQVEGCPTCGGTHEPGQCTIQHEPSQEINYMGNPNRHGFQGYNQGNPSGYNNGPPGFNQGRNFNQGSGWRNQGN, via the coding sequence ATGGACGGAGAACCAGCACGTAGGGTTACATTAGAGGATTTCTCTCATACTACGACTCCTGAATTCTTCACAAGTATCACACCGCCGGAGGTTCAAGCGCCTAATATTTCGTACCGTCATTCTCTCATTCAGCTGATTCAGGGGAACCTCTTCCACGGTCTCCCAAGTGAAGATCCTTATACGCATCTAGCCTCATTTATAGAAATATGCAACACGGTTAAGATAGCGGGAGTTCCTGCACAAGCAGTACGCCTCaacctcttttctttcttgttagcGGGAGAGGCAAAAAAATGGTTGCATTCTTTTAAGGGCAACACCTTTAGGACTTGGGAAGAAGTTGTAGAGAAATTTCTGAAAAAGTACTTCCCTGAATCCAAGACAACTGAAAGGAAACTAGAAATCTCATATTTCCATCAATTCCCAGATGAATCCCTTAGCGAAGCCTTAGATCATTTCCACGGATTGTTAAGGAAAATGCCCACTCATGGATATAGCGAGCCAGTACAATTAAACATCTTCATTGATGGATTACGACCTCAATCGAAGCAATTACTGGACGCATCTGCGGGAGGAAAGATCAAGTTAAAGACACCCGAGGAAGCGATGGAACTCATTGAGAACATGGCAGCTAGCGATCAGGGTATCCTTCGTGACCGTTCTTATGTCCCAACAAAGAGAAGCCTCCTAGAGCTTAGTACACCAGACGCAACTCTGGCACAACATAAGCTGTTGTCCAGACAACTAAAAGCTCTTACGGAGATGCTCAAAAAATTGCCCCAACAACTGCAAGCAGTGAATACTTCTCATTCCCCTGTTTTGCAAGTAGAGGGATGTCCCACATGTGGAGGGACACATGAGCCTGGACAATGCACAATCCAACACGAGCCCTCTCAAGAAATAAATTACATGGGCAATCCTAATCGCCACGGTTTCCAAGGCTACAACCAAGGAAACCCGTCTGGATACAATAACGGACCGCCAGGATTTAACCAGGGAAGAAACTTTAACCAAGGCTCCGGTTGGAGAAATCAAGGAAATTAG